One genomic segment of Pandoraea thiooxydans includes these proteins:
- the lpxB gene encoding lipid-A-disaccharide synthase — translation MTNPSGGLRLAMAAGEPSGDLLGGALLSSLSARLPADTSYFGIGGPKMSAAGFRANWTIDKLAVRGYVEVLHNLRDILAIRRDLRRSLLATPPDIFIGIDAPDFNFSVEETLRSAGVPVAHFVSPSIWAWRGGKIKKIRRAVDHMLCLFPFEPEIYHRAGVAATFVGHPLADVIPMHPDPAAARRRLGLPEGGQIVAVLPGSRRAEIALLAPAFLAAMALMQARQPGLRFVLPAASEALREQLRPLVAAYPDLALTITEGASHDALEAGDAVLLASGTATLEAALYKKPMVISYKVPWLTAQLMKRMGYLPYVGLPNVLAGRFVVPELLQEAATPEALAEATLSQLNDDGNRRALADLFTEMHVTLKRDAAARAADVIVGMLPSATSVR, via the coding sequence ATGACCAATCCATCGGGGGGCCTACGCCTGGCAATGGCCGCCGGAGAGCCCTCTGGCGATCTGTTGGGCGGCGCCTTGCTGTCGTCCTTGTCGGCGCGGCTGCCTGCCGATACCAGCTATTTCGGCATTGGCGGCCCCAAAATGAGCGCGGCTGGTTTTCGCGCAAATTGGACGATCGACAAGCTGGCCGTGCGTGGCTACGTCGAAGTTCTGCACAATCTGCGAGACATCCTGGCAATTCGCCGTGATCTGAGACGCAGTCTGCTCGCTACGCCGCCGGATATTTTTATCGGCATCGATGCGCCCGATTTCAATTTTTCGGTCGAGGAAACCTTACGCTCGGCCGGCGTGCCCGTCGCGCATTTCGTCAGCCCGTCGATTTGGGCATGGCGCGGCGGCAAGATAAAGAAGATTCGACGCGCCGTCGACCATATGCTGTGCCTGTTTCCGTTCGAGCCGGAAATTTATCATCGCGCAGGCGTTGCCGCGACCTTCGTCGGACATCCGTTGGCGGACGTCATTCCAATGCACCCCGATCCGGCTGCCGCGCGCCGACGTCTCGGACTTCCTGAGGGAGGGCAGATCGTCGCTGTGTTGCCCGGCAGCCGTCGAGCGGAAATTGCGTTGCTCGCACCGGCCTTTCTCGCTGCGATGGCACTGATGCAGGCGCGTCAGCCAGGGTTGAGGTTCGTCTTGCCCGCTGCGTCGGAGGCATTGCGCGAGCAGCTGCGGCCGCTGGTTGCCGCCTATCCGGATCTCGCCCTGACAATCACCGAGGGCGCTTCCCACGACGCCCTCGAAGCCGGGGATGCCGTGCTGCTGGCAAGCGGCACGGCAACCCTGGAAGCGGCGCTATACAAAAAGCCGATGGTCATTTCCTACAAGGTGCCCTGGCTTACCGCGCAACTGATGAAGCGAATGGGGTACTTGCCCTACGTCGGCTTGCCGAATGTGCTTGCCGGACGCTTCGTCGTGCCCGAACTGCTGCAGGAGGCAGCCACGCCGGAGGCGCTCGCCGAGGCAACACTCTCGCAGCTGAACGACGATGGTAATCGACGCGCCCTGGCCGATTTGTTTACCGAAATGCACGTCACGCTCAAGCGGGATGCCGCCGCGCGCGCGGCCGACGTGATCGTCGGGATGCTGCCATCCGCCACGAGCGTAAGATGA
- the lpxA gene encoding acyl-ACP--UDP-N-acetylglucosamine O-acyltransferase yields MANIHSTAIVDPKANLADDVSIGPYAVIGPDVTLGSGTQIGSHSVVEGHTTLGKDNRIGHFASVGGMPQDMKYRGEPTRLEIGDRNTIREFTTIHTGTAQDVGVTRIGDDNWIMAYVHIAHDCQVGNNTVFSSNAQIAGHVHVGDWAILGGMAGVHQFVRIGAHAMLGGASALVQDIPPFVIAAGDKAVPHGINVEGLRRRGFAPETIAALRNAYKLVYKSGLTLEEAKSQISALTAAETGAVADALRSWLDFLNTATRGIIR; encoded by the coding sequence ATGGCGAATATCCACTCCACCGCGATTGTCGATCCGAAGGCGAACCTGGCAGATGACGTCTCGATCGGTCCTTATGCGGTCATTGGCCCTGATGTGACGCTGGGCAGCGGTACTCAAATCGGTTCTCACAGCGTGGTCGAAGGACATACCACGCTTGGCAAAGACAACCGCATCGGCCACTTTGCCTCGGTCGGCGGCATGCCGCAGGATATGAAATATCGGGGTGAGCCCACTCGCCTGGAGATCGGCGACCGCAACACGATCCGCGAATTCACTACGATTCATACGGGCACCGCGCAGGATGTCGGCGTCACCCGTATCGGCGACGATAACTGGATCATGGCTTACGTGCATATCGCGCACGATTGCCAGGTCGGCAACAATACCGTGTTCTCGAGCAATGCCCAGATTGCGGGGCACGTGCATGTCGGTGACTGGGCCATTCTGGGTGGCATGGCAGGGGTGCACCAGTTCGTGCGCATCGGCGCGCACGCGATGCTCGGGGGTGCTTCCGCGCTCGTGCAGGATATCCCGCCTTTCGTGATCGCTGCGGGCGACAAGGCCGTGCCGCATGGCATCAACGTCGAAGGCCTGCGGCGTCGAGGGTTTGCGCCCGAGACCATCGCCGCGCTGCGCAACGCGTACAAACTCGTCTACAAGAGCGGCTTGACACTCGAAGAGGCCAAATCGCAGATTTCCGCGTTGACAGCCGCTGAGACCGGGGCCGTGGCCGACGCCCTGCGCAGTTGGCTCGATTTCCTGAATACGGCCACACGCGGCATTATTCGCTGA
- the fabZ gene encoding 3-hydroxyacyl-ACP dehydratase FabZ, translating into MNQNTVKIDIHQILKLLPHRYPMLLVDRVIELEPHKSITAIKNVTINEPFFTGHYPQRPVMPGVLIIEALAQTAALLTFSEDTEHGEDSLYYFVGIDGARFKRPVEPGDQMVLHVDFERFLRGIWKFKGRAMVDGVVAAEAEFMCMIKKNPEAN; encoded by the coding sequence ATGAACCAGAACACCGTCAAAATCGATATTCACCAGATTCTCAAGCTGCTGCCGCACCGCTATCCGATGCTGTTGGTCGATCGCGTCATCGAGCTCGAGCCGCACAAGAGCATTACGGCGATCAAGAACGTGACCATCAACGAGCCATTCTTTACCGGTCACTACCCGCAGCGGCCTGTCATGCCCGGCGTGCTGATCATCGAGGCCTTGGCGCAGACCGCGGCTTTGCTGACGTTCTCCGAAGATACCGAGCATGGCGAGGACTCACTGTACTACTTCGTCGGCATCGATGGCGCGCGCTTCAAGCGACCCGTTGAGCCGGGCGATCAAATGGTGCTCCATGTCGACTTCGAGCGCTTTTTGCGCGGCATCTGGAAGTTCAAGGGGCGGGCAATGGTCGACGGCGTCGTTGCCGCGGAAGCCGAGTTCATGTGCATGATCAAGAAGAACCCTGAAGCCAACTGA
- the lpxD gene encoding UDP-3-O-(3-hydroxymyristoyl)glucosamine N-acyltransferase, which translates to MTSFSLADLVAKFGGELIGDGGTTVTGLAPLDRADASQLAFLSNPLYLNQVASSRAGVVILARGDFEKVERPSDRNWIIAANPYAYFARVAQLLAASNAPAVVPGVHASATIDPSAQIAASASIGPNTVIEDGVRIGERVRIQANCFIGRGTVIGDDTLIYANVTLYHGSVIGARNILHAGVVIGADGFGFAPDFSAQGGEWVKIPQVGRAVLEDDVEIGASTSIDRGAMADTVIERGCKIDNQVQIGHNVRVGAYTVIAGCAGIAGSTTIGRYCMIGGAVGIAGHVTIADRVTITAKSGVTKSISKPGIYSGSIAATPHAEWNKNAAIVHNLDKMRDRIKQLEAIVKDLQNTK; encoded by the coding sequence ATGACGTCGTTCTCGCTGGCGGATCTGGTCGCGAAATTCGGTGGTGAACTCATCGGCGACGGCGGGACGACAGTCACGGGGCTGGCGCCGCTGGATCGTGCTGATGCCAGTCAACTGGCATTTCTGTCGAACCCGCTGTATCTGAATCAGGTGGCATCGTCCCGCGCTGGAGTGGTGATTTTGGCGCGCGGCGATTTCGAAAAAGTCGAGCGCCCCTCGGACCGTAACTGGATTATTGCGGCAAACCCCTACGCTTACTTTGCTCGTGTCGCGCAATTGCTTGCCGCCTCCAATGCCCCTGCAGTGGTCCCCGGAGTGCATGCCAGCGCAACCATAGATCCGTCGGCCCAAATTGCTGCCAGTGCGAGCATCGGACCGAACACAGTCATCGAAGATGGCGTACGGATCGGCGAGCGCGTGCGCATCCAGGCCAATTGCTTCATCGGGCGCGGTACCGTGATCGGCGACGACACGCTGATCTATGCAAATGTCACGCTCTATCATGGCAGCGTGATCGGCGCACGTAACATTCTGCATGCCGGTGTCGTGATCGGCGCCGACGGATTTGGATTCGCTCCTGATTTCTCCGCCCAGGGCGGCGAGTGGGTAAAAATCCCTCAGGTTGGTCGCGCGGTGCTCGAGGACGATGTCGAGATTGGCGCGAGCACCAGCATCGACCGCGGCGCGATGGCCGACACCGTGATCGAGCGAGGCTGCAAAATCGACAACCAGGTACAGATCGGCCACAACGTCCGAGTGGGCGCTTATACGGTTATCGCGGGTTGCGCGGGTATCGCCGGCAGCACGACGATCGGCCGCTACTGCATGATCGGCGGGGCGGTGGGTATCGCAGGGCACGTCACGATTGCTGATAGAGTGACGATCACGGCAAAATCCGGCGTCACCAAATCGATCTCCAAGCCGGGCATATACAGCGGCTCCATCGCAGCGACCCCCCACGCCGAGTGGAATAAAAATGCCGCCATCGTGCACAATCTCGACAAGATGCGCGATCGAATCAAACAACTCGAGGCCATCGTCAAAGATTTGCAGAACACCAAATGA
- a CDS encoding OmpH family outer membrane protein — protein sequence MRLNRIRKHWTTGLAAVLLACTMLPAFAQEARIAAVNSDRILRDSLPARVAQAKLEKEFSKRDHDLQLMAQRLKTMSEKLDKDGPTLSPIDRANRQRELNDLNNEFLTKQREFRDDLNQRRNEELASILDQANRVIKQIAEKDKYDLIVQEAVYVSPRIDITDQVLRVMNGGTLSPNAASAPSK from the coding sequence ATGAGATTGAACAGAATACGCAAGCATTGGACTACCGGATTGGCAGCGGTGCTGCTCGCGTGCACCATGCTTCCCGCGTTTGCGCAGGAAGCTCGCATCGCCGCAGTGAACTCCGACCGCATCCTGCGAGACTCTTTGCCGGCCAGGGTAGCGCAAGCCAAACTCGAAAAAGAGTTTTCGAAGCGGGATCACGATCTTCAACTGATGGCGCAACGCCTTAAGACCATGTCCGAGAAGTTGGACAAGGATGGCCCGACGCTGTCGCCGATCGATCGCGCCAATCGTCAGCGCGAGCTGAATGATCTGAATAACGAGTTCCTGACCAAGCAGCGAGAATTCCGCGACGACCTGAATCAGCGCCGCAATGAGGAGCTGGCGTCGATTCTCGATCAGGCGAACCGTGTCATCAAGCAGATAGCCGAGAAGGACAAATACGATCTTATCGTGCAAGAAGCCGTTTATGTCAGTCCTCGGATCGATATCACCGACCAGGTACTGCGCGTAATGAATGGCGGCACACTGTCGCCGAACGCCGCGAGCGCGCCGAGCAAGTGA